TGATTCACTGCCTGACGCAGTCCGGGTGTACCTTTTCTGATATACAGCGGGTCACTGATATCTTCTATTGGCCGCAACTGGCTTATACCTGGCAAAGACACCTGACTCACATATTGCATTCTCAGATGCCTTGTCTTAGCAAAACGATACCGGGCATACAGGTGTGGTAAGAAGGTATTATAACTGCCTGAGAGCGCATATTGCCTGTCATCCGAGCGGGCTTCCTGTGTACTGTTTTCCAGGCTCACACCCACTGTATAATTGAGTCGCTTATAGTTTCCGGCAATAGAAACATCTGACACGTTCCTGATAATGGTATTCTCATACCTATCACTATACCGGAAATCCGGAAGACTATAAGTGCCGTCCGCATGATTGTAATTACGCGCCAGTTGTTCATAATCTCCCTTGCTGACATTCAGTTGCTCAGTCAATCGCAAGGCTGTATGCCGTGAAAGCTGCTCCGTATAGATAAGCTTGTTATTGAGGGAATAAGTTGTTGAGTTTCCCGCAATCGCCTGATCAAGAGTATCTTCTGCGTGCAGATTGATGTATTGGTTACGCGAGACATTCAGACTGCTATTCTTCAACTGCAGGTATTGTGGTGTAACTGTCATTGAGATTGTGCGGCCAGGTTTATGAAAGCGGTGACGGTACAGCACATCTGCCGTGAAATTATTATTAGCTGTGTGACTGGTCAGCTGCTGCATACCGGCATTAAGAAGCTGTTTACCATCAACCGTTGTGGAAGTATAATCCCGCAGACTGGACAGCTCTGTAGTGCTACTGTTGAAGGCGGGTGATATCTTCAGCGAATTGTATTTATTAAATTTCACATCAAGCGAGGTATTTACCTGGTGGTTGATATTCGCCTGTAACGAGCGACCCTGCTGAAGATACTTATAGACAGTATCAGGCAACTGATAATGTCTGTTATAGTTATACCGGTTCGCAGATGTAAAACGGTTATAGAAGTAACTGCTGCGTAACTTCAACGCATCCGACCAGTCATTGTTGTAATTGACACCACCATACTGGGTATTATTCAATCCCGTTGGTCGGGTGAGTTCCGCCCTTTCTGCGGGATCATCACTGTTGATATGAACGCCTTTCATTTTACTGAGTTCCGCAATTGCTGCAGCAGGCAGGTTATTAAACAACTCCGGATTCGAACTAAGCATCCTGATCAGCTCTGACGCCGAAAAACCGGACTTATTGACGTTATTAGCTTTAAACAGCACAGAGAATTGCTGTTGTCCGGCAAAGCTGTTGATGTTTATGCCACCTTCATATTTACCATCCGGACCAGCTCCGGCAGAAACGTTTCCAAAATACCCCCTCTTGCGGTCTTTCTTTGTAACGATATTAATGGTTTTCACTTTATTGCCATCATCAATCCCTGTAAACTCTTCCTGGTCGCTCATTTTATCCAGCACCTGGATCTTATCGACCATATCAGCAGGAAGATTTTTTGTGGCAATAGCAGGGTCATTTCCGAAGAACTCCTTGCCATCTACCAGGATCTTTCCGACCGTTTCTCCCTGCGCGATAATATTCCCGCTCTGGTCGACCTTCACCCCCGGAAGTTTCTTTAGCAGGTCTTCCACCACCGCATTGTCCCTGGTTTTATATTGCGAGGCGTTATATTCCACCGTATCACCTTTCATACGCACCGGCGGACGGCTTTCTACTACCACTTCCTTCAGGTTCTTTATTTTGATAGCAGTATCAGCTGACGGTGTGCCTTTCGTCTGTCCATAACTGTGAGCAGTAAAGAGTAGGCCGGTAATAAGAAAAGCGGTAAAGTTTCGCATGGGCACATTGTTGATAACGGAACAAATGTATCCACGGAATGAAGGCAATCGGGTTAACGAACCTTGTTATATAGTTAATGACTGTTAATATGTCTAAAAGACCAGTTTGTACCCAAGTCCCCTGACATTGATCAGCTGGACAGATGGATCGTGCTGCAGATATTTCCTGATCTTACTGATATATACGTCCATGTTACGGGCGTTGAAGAAATTGTCGTCGCCCCACAGTTCCAGCAGGATGTTCTTACGATGGGTGGTGATATTCGCCTTTTCCACCAGCATTTTCAGGATATCTGATTCCCGCAGGGACAACCGGATCTGCTCTTTTTCATGCCGCAGCTCCTGCCGGTTGTAGTCAAACGTATAGTTACCAATGAGATAGACGTCATTATTTACAGATGCGGGTGCGGCAGGCACAAATAACTGGCTACGCTTCAGGAGGGTCCTGATCCGTAATATCAGCTCTTCAATGCTAAAAGGCTTTTTAATATAATCGTCTGCGCCAGTCTGCAGACCTTTTATCACATCCTGCGTTTCACTCTTGGCAGTTAGGAAGATAATGGGGGTATGCTCGTCTACAGCGCGTATATCCTTCACAAGCGAAAGGCCGTCTTTACGCGGCATCATAATATCTACTACACAGAGGTCCGGACGGAACGACAAATACTGTTCCCAACCCTGTTGACCATTTTCTGCATGACTGATCTGAAATCCACTTGCTTCAAGGGTTTCCTTCACTACGCCCGCCAGTACTATTTCATCTTCAACCAGTAGTAACCTGATCTTTTTCATATTTCGGAAGTTGGAAAGTAAAGGTACTACCATTGCCAGGACTGCTGACAATAGACATACTACCACCGAGTTGTTCCAGCAAAGCCTTGACATGACTCAGTCCCAGACCGTAGCCCTTGATATCATGGCGGTCGCCCTGCACAACGCGATAGAACTTGTCATACAAATACGGAAAGTGTTGTTTTTCAATGCCATTTCCGTTATCCTTTACACTGATGCTGTAATGTCCGGGATATTCCCTGGCAGCGACCAGCACTTCCCGGGATGGCTTATCATTGTATTTCACCGCATTATCTATGAGGTTAGTAAGGATAGTAGTAAAGGCAGATGGATCGGTATATAACTGAGGGCTGGTAATCTCCAGCTCCTGCCTGATCATTACCTGTGATAAATGTGCGAAACGGTTGACGGTATCATCTATCAGGGTACCAATATCGGTACCTACTATCCGCAAAGGCTGATGTTCCTGCTCCTCCCGGCTCACCTGCATGATCTTGTCGATCAGGTCCTGTAACCGGTTCAGTTCGGCCCGGGAGTGGCGCAGATAGCGGGCGGTCTTCTCCGCATCCTGCATTCCCCGGAAACTGAGCAACGCTTCATTGGTGGCCTGCAGAATAGATACCGGCGTTTTCAGTTCGTGCGTGACATGGCTGATAAACTCCCGTTTCATGCTATCCAGCCTTTCCTGGCGGATAATAATGCGCCATAGTATCCAGATGCAGCCTATGATCAGCACCACAATGAATACAGAGAGGATAATCGCACTGCTCATTTTCCTTAGCAGGTAGCCGCTCAATCCGGAAAATTGTACGCCCGCAATACGCTCCTGGCTTTTCATACCAGGGCGGATCAGAACATGTGGTCTCTTATTGACGGTATCTATTGTATTAGTCTCTAGTAGCAGACTGAATATCAATGGAATATCTCTCTTATTAAGTTCTGCTTTGTAGTAACGCTTCAGTGTATCTTCCTGGGGGATGACATCTGTAAAAGAAGAGAAGATATTGGATACGAAGTGTGCCAGGGCTGACGAGTCTTCAATGGTAGCAGCTGTATCCAGACGGATATTCTTACGTACCATCGTGGCGTGATCAGAAGCTGTCAGGGTGTCTGATAAGGTGATATCTCCCTTACCTGCTGAAAACAGACCTTCCATATCATCCCCCTCTACATCAATAGTCGTCTTTACCGCATACCGGCTTTTTTCTGTGGCACTATCTCCGGCTCTAAGCCTGGCCGTAATAATGATGGAATTATCATAGGCATTGTGAAATGCTTCCGTTGCCGTGGCAATAAATGCTTCCTGCTGCGCGCGATAGGTTTGTCTGAGCCAGAATAACTGGAACAGCAATGCCGCCAGTAAAGCGGGGGTGGCGATCCACCATATCCTTCTGCTAACTTTACCCATAGTCTGGCAAATGTAGCTTTCTCATCCATTCTTCTCCGGATTCTTTAACAATCATTAACGTTTGTTCGCATTCCGTCGTATCTTGCCGCAGCATAACAGAATTACATGATTATCGATACCTTACAGCATGCAGCGCATTACCACGCCCTGGGACCAAAATTCGTAAAAGCCTTCCAGTATCTGCAGGAAACTGATTTCTCCAAAGTAGAGAAAGGCCGTTATGAAATTGATGGTACTGCTATTATTGCCATTGTAAATGAGTATGACACCATACCAACTACTGGTGAGCAGATGGAGTCTCATAAAAAGTATATAGACATTCAGTATATCGTTCGTGGAGAAGAACTGATCGGTCATGACTTCCTGCAAGAGCAAATACCTTCCAAGCCCTATAGCGAAGAAGAAGACTTTATGCTGTTTGCCGAAGCACCCGTGTTCTTCTCAAAATTACAACAAGGTATGTTTGCGATCTTCTTCCCGACTGATCTTCATATGCCAAACATTAAGGTAAACGAACCGGTGAGTGTGAAGAAGGTAGTG
The DNA window shown above is from Chitinophaga agri and carries:
- a CDS encoding outer membrane beta-barrel protein; this encodes MRNFTAFLITGLLFTAHSYGQTKGTPSADTAIKIKNLKEVVVESRPPVRMKGDTVEYNASQYKTRDNAVVEDLLKKLPGVKVDQSGNIIAQGETVGKILVDGKEFFGNDPAIATKNLPADMVDKIQVLDKMSDQEEFTGIDDGNKVKTINIVTKKDRKRGYFGNVSAGAGPDGKYEGGININSFAGQQQFSVLFKANNVNKSGFSASELIRMLSSNPELFNNLPAAAIAELSKMKGVHINSDDPAERAELTRPTGLNNTQYGGVNYNNDWSDALKLRSSYFYNRFTSANRYNYNRHYQLPDTVYKYLQQGRSLQANINHQVNTSLDVKFNKYNSLKISPAFNSSTTELSSLRDYTSTTVDGKQLLNAGMQQLTSHTANNNFTADVLYRHRFHKPGRTISMTVTPQYLQLKNSSLNVSRNQYINLHAEDTLDQAIAGNSTTYSLNNKLIYTEQLSRHTALRLTEQLNVSKGDYEQLARNYNHADGTYSLPDFRYSDRYENTIIRNVSDVSIAGNYKRLNYTVGVSLENSTQEARSDDRQYALSGSYNTFLPHLYARYRFAKTRHLRMQYVSQVSLPGISQLRPIEDISDPLYIRKGTPGLRQAVNHEVSLAYLSNNMYRSTFTNIQLRLSTTHHQFTDGYTTDSAGKQIISPVNANGYYSGSLHGEYSFPLMGNGSSLTMGTQLAYNRFPSYFNAMADMIRQWTVTPDLNLNYYPVNSLTINLRGNASWSKRSSEFNKASDQQYWFFNYALETIATLPWSMSMEAGIDCYTTTGLNAAYNNTVALLNTALIKDIGGRYALRLEARDLLNQNNSFNRISRNGYTEDRQNVVQGRYYMLSLIYKVRNFKKQPPIN
- a CDS encoding response regulator transcription factor, which translates into the protein MKKIRLLLVEDEIVLAGVVKETLEASGFQISHAENGQQGWEQYLSFRPDLCVVDIMMPRKDGLSLVKDIRAVDEHTPIIFLTAKSETQDVIKGLQTGADDYIKKPFSIEELILRIRTLLKRSQLFVPAAPASVNNDVYLIGNYTFDYNRQELRHEKEQIRLSLRESDILKMLVEKANITTHRKNILLELWGDDNFFNARNMDVYISKIRKYLQHDPSVQLINVRGLGYKLVF
- a CDS encoding sensor histidine kinase, giving the protein MGKVSRRIWWIATPALLAALLFQLFWLRQTYRAQQEAFIATATEAFHNAYDNSIIITARLRAGDSATEKSRYAVKTTIDVEGDDMEGLFSAGKGDITLSDTLTASDHATMVRKNIRLDTAATIEDSSALAHFVSNIFSSFTDVIPQEDTLKRYYKAELNKRDIPLIFSLLLETNTIDTVNKRPHVLIRPGMKSQERIAGVQFSGLSGYLLRKMSSAIILSVFIVVLIIGCIWILWRIIIRQERLDSMKREFISHVTHELKTPVSILQATNEALLSFRGMQDAEKTARYLRHSRAELNRLQDLIDKIMQVSREEQEHQPLRIVGTDIGTLIDDTVNRFAHLSQVMIRQELEITSPQLYTDPSAFTTILTNLIDNAVKYNDKPSREVLVAAREYPGHYSISVKDNGNGIEKQHFPYLYDKFYRVVQGDRHDIKGYGLGLSHVKALLEQLGGSMSIVSSPGNGSTFTFQLPKYEKDQVTTG
- a CDS encoding YhcH/YjgK/YiaL family protein, with the protein product MIIDTLQHAAHYHALGPKFVKAFQYLQETDFSKVEKGRYEIDGTAIIAIVNEYDTIPTTGEQMESHKKYIDIQYIVRGEELIGHDFLQEQIPSKPYSEEEDFMLFAEAPVFFSKLQQGMFAIFFPTDLHMPNIKVNEPVSVKKVVMKVSI